A region of Neovison vison isolate M4711 chromosome 7, ASM_NN_V1, whole genome shotgun sequence DNA encodes the following proteins:
- the ZNF180 gene encoding zinc finger protein 180 — protein MEERDEKPLEPLKICAQDSPLAQEIIVKVEREDAGSLALPSQEGVNFKIVTVDFTQKEESTLNPAQRILDRDMILENHRDLVSWDLAMALGRRESTSKQNIFDEEPSHGVKLERLTRDDPWLSSCEEVQDCKDHLEKQQERQERPLKEIAFTPRKAITYEKVYKSELEEKSGLNSSFLSPQMIPIRSHFHKHASHVKKLHYNSIVNAHEKINDSEKHCDNIECGNPDQNIHLIQFTRTQTGDKSYGLRDSIQSLSHDVPLNIHQKIHARGRSLDFKECGQILNHSITHNEQQRIPVEKSQYNCGKTSQSSSLAQNLRNHSEVKPFECNQCGKSFNWSSHLVAHQRTHTGEKPYECNECGKSFSRSSHLVSHQRTHTGEKPYRCNQCGKAFSQSYVLVVHQRTHTGEKPYECSQCGKSFRQSYKLIAHQRTHTGEKPYECSQCGKSFIQSYKLIAHQRIHTGEKPYECSQCGKSFSQSYKLVAHQRTHTGEKPFECNQCGKSFSWSSQLVAHQRTHTGEKPYECNECGKSFNRSSHLVMHQRTHTGEKPYECNQCGKSFSQSYVLVVHQRTHTGEKPYECSQCGKFFRQSSCLTQHQRTHTGEKPYECNQCGKTFSLSARLIVHQRTHTGEKPFTCNQCGKAFINSSKLIRHQATHTEEKPYECN, from the exons GACTCTCCTCTTGCTCAGGAGATTATCGTTAAGGTCGAGAGAGAAGATGCCGGGTCACTGGCCCTTCCATCCCAG GAAGGAGTGAACTTCAAAATTGTGACTGTGGACTTCACTCAGAAGGAAGAAAGCACTTTGAACCCTGCTCAGAGGATCCTGGACAGAGATATGATCCTAGAGAACCACAGGGACCTGGTCTCTTGGG ACTTGGCAATGGCACTTGGAAGAAGAGAATCAACCTCAAAGCAGAACATTTTTGATGAAGAACCATCCCATGGAGTGAAGTTGGAAAGGTTGACAAGAGATGATCCTTGGTTGTCTTCATGTGAAGAAGTTCAAGATTGTAAGGACCATTTGGAAAAGCAACAGGAAAGACAAGAGAGACCTTTGAAGGAAATAGCATTTACTCCCAGGAAAGCGATTACTTATGAGAAGGTCTATAAAAGTGAACTTGAAGAGAAGAGTGGTCTGAATTCCAGTTTTCTTTCGCCCCAGATGATACCCATAAGAAGCCATTTTCATAAACATGCCTCACATGTTAAAAAATTGCATTATAATTCTATTGTAAATGCTCATGAGAAGATTAATGACAGTGAGAAACACTGTGACAATATTGAATGTGGAAACCCTGATCAGAACATTCACCTTATTCAGTTTACAAGAACTCAAACAGGAGATAAATCCTATGGGTTGAGGGATAGTATTCAGTCTCTTAGCCATGATGTACCTCTAAATATACATCAGAAAATACACGCAAGAGGAAGGTCCTTAGATTTTAAGGAATGTGGGCAAATTTTGAACCACAGTATAACCCATAATGAACAACAGAGAATACCTGTTGAAAAGAGTCAGTATAACTGTGGTAAAACCTCCCAGAGTTCATCCCTTGCCCAAAACCTGAGAAACCATTCTGAAGTGAAACCCTTTGAATGtaatcagtgtgggaaatccttcaaCTGGAGCTCTCATCTTGTTGCACATCAGAGAACTCATACAGGggagaaaccttatgaatgtaaTGAGTGTGGGAAGTCCTTCAGCCGGAGCTCTCACCTTGTTTCTCACCAGAgaactcatactggagagaaaccttacagaTGTAATCAGTGTGGGAAAGCTTTCAGCCAGAGCTATGTTCTTGTGGTGCACCAGAgaactcatactggagagaagcctTATGAATGCAGTCAGTGTGGGAAGTCATTCAGGCAGAGCTACAAACTTATTGCCCATCAAAGAACTCACACGGGAGAGAAGCCCTATGAATGCAGTCAGTGTGGGAAATCATTTATCCAGAGCTATAAGCTTATTGCACATcaaagaattcatactggagagaaaccctatgagtgCAGTCAATGTGGGAAGTCCTTTAGTCAAAGTTACAAACTCGTTGCCcatcagagaactcacacaggagaAAAACCCTTTGAATGTAATCAGTGTGGAAAATCCTTCAGCTGGAGCTCTCAGCTTGTTGCCCATCAAAGAACTCATACTGgcgagaaaccctatgaatgtaatgaGTGTGGGAAATCTTTCAACCGCAGTTCTCATCTGGTTATGCATCAGAGAACTCATACTGGAGAAAAGCCCTATGAATGTAACCAGTGTGGGAAGTCCTTTAGCCAGAGTTACGTTCTTGTTGTACATCAGAGAACTCACACTGGAGAAAAGCCCTACGAGTGCAGTCAGTGTGGGAAGTTCTTCAGGCAGAGTTCATGCCTTACTCAACATCAAAgaactcatactggagagaaaccctatgaatgtaatcAGTGTGGGAAAACATTCAGTTTGAGTGCTCGACTTATTGTACATCAAAGAACTCATACTGGAGAAAAGCCCTTTACATGTAATCAGTGTGGGAAAGCTTTCATTAATAGTTCTAAACTTATTAGGCATCAGGCAACTCATACTGaggagaaaccctatgaatgtaactAG